A genomic segment from Armatimonadia bacterium encodes:
- a CDS encoding helicase C-terminal domain-containing protein — protein MKDSQPKLAYVALRGPSRERTLYARVQEGACREWRLPDRGHDLDKTLRELIRHCDDAPIVCFEAEDLSELLSRPEVLPHARTALAKLRDLRELSLIWLPTVSCHSPEDMAAADTPGDDPLALTCLLWERVLEAIQNAPEGLLRVLSPLLAQDPGHAWLPWPEGVAGSTDLMRIGSVLPQKPPVRKRDSADTVPSGDLRDLSIEVLSPGGCIAEALAAYEHRAGQVDMAREVADALRDGRFLLAEAGTGVGKSLAYLVPAVLWACREGEPVVISTNTKNLQAQLIEKDLPLLQRALPFGFQAALLKGRANYPCIRLLMSVAIDAANSLLRGERVVAAFLISWLAHGSGGDLESLPGDVFQLLPELPSVLARVRSQGDSCVGKACSYGDVCPVEIARAHARNSDIIVANHALTMADARSQVLPKYSRLVFDEAQNVETVATDALSLECSGHGLRQLLQAFSGSRGSFVELMKRRLLELGERPGVPEANGALDQLPALADTFADAAAEMGDLVFDFCFDMPNDGRTEEGRAAVRLTDEVRQMPEWAELAELGAQALSAGLTLLRSVEAFAEQLKPIDKGAKSGSEGLDTDADAVKMRIAAVLEALAKVLDSGSSQVDYVTWAEAWRSRSGPSWGLHAAPVDIGPVLEEALFSKKSAIVFTSATMTVDGRFGYFRQRLGLDRYRDKLVEVTASSPFDLTEQLLLCVPGDMPEASQFGFNDAVVDALGKICEVTEGGTLALFTARSRMSQAFRALEQPLRSQGMTPLCQDVSGPRYDLLERLRHDDRAVLFGLKSFWEGVDVPGDALRCVVICKLPFAVPSDPVVQARQEDAARKGLDPMMDYYLPEAVVAFKQGFGRLIRTATDTGVVFVLDKRIVTRGYGRRFFRSIQRCEFARETLEDCLDRARGWLGR, from the coding sequence ATGAAGGATAGCCAGCCGAAGCTTGCCTATGTCGCCCTTCGTGGACCCTCGCGCGAGCGTACTCTCTACGCTCGTGTGCAGGAGGGTGCCTGCCGTGAATGGCGGTTGCCCGACCGCGGCCATGACCTGGACAAGACGCTGCGTGAGCTGATCCGCCACTGCGATGACGCCCCGATTGTGTGCTTCGAGGCTGAGGACCTCAGCGAACTCCTCTCGCGTCCCGAAGTGCTTCCTCACGCGCGGACCGCCCTGGCAAAACTGCGTGACTTGCGCGAGCTGTCGCTGATCTGGTTGCCTACGGTCTCCTGTCATAGCCCGGAGGACATGGCGGCTGCCGACACCCCGGGCGATGACCCTCTTGCCCTGACGTGCCTGCTCTGGGAGCGTGTGCTGGAGGCCATCCAGAATGCACCCGAGGGGCTGCTCAGGGTGCTGTCGCCCTTGCTGGCACAGGACCCGGGGCATGCCTGGTTGCCCTGGCCAGAGGGTGTTGCCGGCAGCACCGACCTCATGCGCATCGGCTCGGTACTGCCCCAGAAGCCCCCCGTGCGGAAGAGGGACAGTGCCGACACGGTCCCATCGGGAGACCTGCGTGACCTGTCGATCGAGGTCCTGTCACCTGGTGGCTGTATCGCGGAGGCTCTCGCGGCCTACGAGCATCGCGCGGGGCAGGTGGACATGGCGCGAGAGGTAGCCGATGCCCTGCGGGACGGGCGGTTCCTCCTGGCTGAGGCCGGCACGGGTGTAGGGAAGTCGCTGGCCTACCTGGTGCCGGCTGTGCTCTGGGCATGTCGTGAGGGCGAGCCGGTGGTGATCTCGACCAACACCAAGAACCTGCAGGCCCAGCTCATCGAGAAGGACCTGCCCCTGCTGCAGCGAGCGCTGCCCTTTGGCTTTCAGGCCGCACTGCTCAAGGGGCGGGCGAACTACCCCTGTATTCGCCTGCTCATGTCGGTCGCCATCGACGCAGCGAACTCCCTTCTGCGCGGTGAACGAGTCGTTGCGGCCTTCCTGATCTCCTGGTTGGCCCACGGTAGCGGCGGTGACCTGGAGAGCCTGCCCGGCGATGTGTTCCAGTTGCTGCCGGAGCTACCGAGTGTGCTGGCCCGTGTGCGGTCACAGGGCGATTCCTGCGTGGGGAAGGCCTGCTCCTACGGCGATGTGTGCCCGGTGGAGATCGCACGGGCTCACGCGCGGAACTCGGACATCATCGTCGCAAACCACGCGCTAACGATGGCCGATGCGCGTTCGCAGGTGCTGCCCAAGTACAGCCGCCTGGTCTTCGACGAAGCCCAGAATGTGGAGACCGTGGCGACCGATGCGCTGAGCCTGGAGTGTTCGGGTCACGGTCTGCGGCAGCTCCTCCAGGCCTTCTCGGGCAGCCGTGGTAGCTTCGTCGAGCTGATGAAGCGCCGGCTGCTGGAGCTTGGTGAGCGGCCCGGAGTGCCTGAGGCGAACGGGGCCCTGGATCAGTTGCCGGCGCTTGCCGACACCTTTGCCGATGCCGCCGCCGAGATGGGTGATCTGGTCTTCGACTTCTGCTTCGATATGCCCAACGATGGGCGCACTGAAGAAGGTCGCGCAGCGGTGCGGCTGACGGACGAAGTGCGACAGATGCCGGAGTGGGCGGAGTTGGCGGAACTGGGTGCGCAGGCTCTATCGGCGGGGCTGACACTGCTACGGTCGGTCGAGGCCTTTGCCGAACAACTGAAGCCGATCGACAAAGGCGCAAAGAGCGGTAGCGAAGGCCTGGATACTGACGCCGATGCCGTGAAGATGCGGATCGCGGCCGTCCTGGAGGCTCTGGCGAAGGTTCTCGACTCCGGGAGCAGTCAGGTGGACTACGTGACCTGGGCCGAGGCCTGGCGTTCACGCTCGGGGCCCTCGTGGGGTCTGCATGCGGCGCCGGTCGACATCGGCCCCGTGCTCGAGGAGGCGCTGTTCTCCAAGAAGAGCGCGATCGTCTTCACCTCGGCAACAATGACGGTGGACGGACGCTTCGGGTACTTCCGGCAGCGTTTGGGACTGGACCGCTACCGGGACAAGCTGGTCGAGGTGACGGCGTCGTCGCCCTTCGACCTGACCGAGCAACTCCTGCTGTGCGTGCCCGGTGACATGCCCGAGGCCTCGCAGTTTGGGTTCAATGATGCTGTGGTGGACGCATTGGGCAAGATCTGTGAGGTCACTGAAGGGGGAACCCTGGCGCTGTTCACGGCGCGCTCGCGGATGAGCCAGGCCTTCCGGGCTCTGGAGCAGCCGCTTCGATCACAGGGCATGACGCCGCTGTGTCAGGACGTCAGCGGGCCGCGCTATGACCTGCTGGAGCGCCTGCGGCACGATGACCGCGCCGTTCTCTTCGGCCTCAAGAGCTTCTGGGAGGGTGTCGACGTCCCCGGCGATGCCCTGCGCTGTGTGGTCATCTGCAAGCTGCCCTTCGCGGTGCCCAGTGATCCGGTCGTCCAGGCCCGGCAGGAGGATGCTGCCCGCAAGGGCCTCGACCCGATGATGGACTACTATCTGCCCGAGGCCGTCGTCGCCTTCAAGCAGGGCTTCGGCCGACTGATTCGGACGGCCACCGATACCGGTGTGGTCTTCGTGCTGGACAAGCGCATTGTGACCCGGGGCTATGGTCGTCGCTTCTTCCGGTCGATCCAGCGTTGCGAGTTCGCCCGTGAGACGCTGGAGGACTGCCTGGATCGTGCACGGGGCTGGCTTGGGCGCTGA